In Arachis hypogaea cultivar Tifrunner chromosome 17, arahy.Tifrunner.gnm2.J5K5, whole genome shotgun sequence, a single window of DNA contains:
- the LOC112767098 gene encoding uncharacterized protein, with amino-acid sequence MEDVGSASTSRTSNHHQKNKNSLFSRMKRGCLYFAVSVEESFRYVKAFFVGQSKVITARNEKEASAAELEATKMQVEAADAAEATKNKLNTTT; translated from the exons ATGGAAGACGTTGGTTCTGCATCAACCTCGAGGACTTCAAATCATCATCAGAAGAATAAGAACTCGTTGTTCTCTCGCATGAAGAGGGGTTGCTTATATTTTGCAGTTTCGGTAGAAGAAAGTTTTAGATATGTAAAAGCCTTCTTCGTGGGTCAG TCAAAGGTAATTACAGCAAGAAATGAGAAGGAAGCAAGTGCAGCTGAACTTGAGGCTACAAAGATGCAGGTTGAGGCTGCTGATGCCGCTGAAGCAACCAAGAACAAACTCAATACAACAACTtaa